taattcattataattggtatcaatcaatattaaatactttaaaattaattttaaactttagtATTTTAGGTTAGAGATAGCCTAAATTTATTTCCTTATTCAGTTCaataagtattaaataataaataatgtctGATTTGTTTGGAAACACCAATTTTGATGAACCAAAAACTCCCAAGTCAGGTGTGGAcaatgaattaaatgaatttataatgatgGAGAAACAAAAGGCTCAGTTAACAGCTCAGGTgattttcaacttttatttcgtttttccaaataatacattaaaatttaattatcttaattTCAGCTAACAATTATATAAATCAAAGAATTTCatactaattaattcaaaatatttctacgttaactttttgttttacaattttatcgTTAATgcgaaaattatttaatatttatctactGCTAggaattattcataaatttaatttaaaaaaattcagtagattgaataaaattttgaataattcaaaGATTAAaagacatctaaaaattctcatgattttttttcttgaatgcAAAtgtttgtgaaaaaaaattttattaaattttacatagaaaaatattaaagaattatcatataatttttaaaaaacatttatcagtaattaattttttaaatacaacaaaaaatgtctaacgatttcaaaattatttaaaatttcagcttagaatttaaaaaaattgcaaaataattttgatatatgTTCAAGTGCAATTTTCTAATACtcagcttaaaaattttttttcaaatcattaAACAACATTTAAagcatttattaaaaatttttttttaaagctgaCAGTACAGTGCGCGTCATTGATTCATAccggttaaaaattttatgccaagggagaaaaatcaaaatttcatctgtaaataaagaaatcaataaaaggaaaatctttataagcatcaatttaaacaaaattgaaaaaataatgcactgaaaataaatatctcaaaatatcaatcacaattaaaatagaaattaaaaatattagaaattaaataattacacactttataaaataaataatagtaaatttataacattgaaaaaaacagacaacaataaaattggataatttaaaaatttatcaaacatAAACATAgacattgaataaaataaaatgaactgAATTCAGAGAAGtcagtaaaaaaacatttgaatatttatatttataaaaatattgacagttattaATATACGAATTCTTAAACAATAGACATCTATAAATATAGACTAGCAAATTTAGAAACCCGTAATTTTAGACATctgtaaattttgatttacataaatttattaattaaaataaaaatacaattaaatatataattgctTGCAATTTAcgagctaataaaaaattaaaacaaaacttttatgATGCTCGGGAGCACTAGACCACAACCCTTGGATGTTTACGGAGCCGGTTCTCCAGGAGATCACGGATCAGGCAGCGGCGGAATTCCCCACGCTTCAAACAATAACttagacaattttttaatagtgaGTGTCGGGTTTATCAGAGTTAGCTACTCATGGAGGTTTACGGAGTCGGTTTTTCTAGGAGGTTGCGGATTAAGCAGCGACGGAACTCCCCGCGATCCAAAAAATAAcctagacatttttaaaatagcgtGTTTATTTCTTCAGATTGACGTTATATATGTTCCCTAAAATTTTGCATtctgttataattttatttttaatattatttttttttaatatttgattacaattttttcttacgTCACTTGTTTTTGGCTGTCaacaaagaattttataaaataaagcagaaacagaaaaataaaataaccatttaaaaaattgacatgggTATGAAGATTCAaaactgtaaataaatttttatatttaattaaaaaatatgtaggtAATTTTTTGCAGTACAAAGAATTCATCCGCTGCCTGATCCGCAACTTCCTGCAGGACGATAAACCTCCATGAGTAGCTAATTCTGATAAACGCGACAttcactattttaaaattgcttAGGTTATTTTTTGGAGCGCAGGGAATCTGGCCGTTGTCTAATCCGAGACCTCCTGGAGAACCGACTCCGTAAACCATTATGAGTAGCTAACTCTGATAAACACGACACTCGTTATTTAAGAATTGTCTAGGTTATTTTTTGGAGCGCGGAGAATTTCGCTTCTGCCTGATCCGCAACCTTCTGGAGAACCGACTCCGTAAGCATCCAAGGGTTGTAGTCGAGGGCTCTCGAGCATTATAGaagttttgttttaattttttataacctcaTAAATTGCAagcaattatatatttaattgtatttttattttaatttatgaatttatagaaatcaaaatttacagATGTCTAAAATTACGGGCTTCTAAATTTgctagtttatatttatagatgtCTATAGTTTAAGAGTTCGCATGTtaataactgtcaatatttttataaatataaatattcaaatgtctTTTTACTGACTTGTCTGAATTcagttcattttattttattcaatgtttatatttatatttgataaattttaaaattatccaattatattgttgttttttttttttaatattataaatttactattatttattttgtagagtgtgtaattattttaattactaatatttttaatttctattttaattgtgattgatattttgagttatttattttcagtgcattattttttcaattttatttaaattgatgcttataaaaatttttcttttattgatttctttatttacagatgtcgaaattttgatttttctattttaccaaaaaatttttaaccggTATGAATCAATGACGCGCAGTGTATTTTGCTAATCtgattaatttgaaaatttctcaataacgttaaattcatattttaaagCAATTATTCATTCGTTTGTAGGGTAAATGCACCAATTATTGACCGATTAAGGTTTTCTTTTTCTGTACTAAgctataaaaaatctattaacctACTAAAAACAATTTGTAATAgattttatcaaagttaaatatttaatctatatatatatatatatatatatatatatatatatatatatatatatatataggagactttctatagatatagtcactcatcacgatatctctggaactataagacctaaagacttgaaatttggtaggaatattcctttcgccgagtagaggtcagctaagaacggattttacgaaattccacccacaaggggggttgcgggggcgttaacaatgaaaaatttccgtttttaaactatagctcctatcgactccaaatttggtaggaattttctgtaagtgatgcataaatcatttataaacgaattttacgatagcttACCTAACAGGGGatcgcgggggtgggtgttaacaataaaaatttttaatttccaagctatagctcccataaacttcaaatttggtaagaatctctTGGTAAGAGTGGATTTTGTGACAACTTACTCCAAATATCGATTGAGCGAGTGggtgttgacaaaaaaaaattttgattttcaaaatatagctCCTACATACTCCAAATTAAGTAagagtcttctatatgtgatatagaaatgatctaagagcggattttacaacgaatcaccTCCAATGAGGATCGAGGGAGTGAGtgtagacaataaaaaatcttaatttccaaaatatagcttctaaaaactataaatttggtaagaatcttttatttcttatgaagagatcatctcaaaatggattttaataaattctactccTAATAAGGGTTGCGGGGCTGGGttgtaaaatctaaaattttaatttacaaattataactcctgcagactccaaatttggtaggaatctttgtgtatgatgtcaagttcagctaagaatggattttctcgaattccaATCCAAAAAGGATTGCGGGTgcattaacaatgaaaatctcttattttaaacaatagtttctatggtCTCAAACTTTTGTTAGaaccttttgtttataatatagaaatcatctcgaataggatcttacgaaattccttCCCTACATAGGAGTGCAGAAGTGATGAttggcaaaaaatttttattgttcctacagatataaaatttgatagaatctcaagagaaacaggaaatcacagggatggcctccaaggtcaaccgatttaaatatttttctttcttaataattatattttcttacaacaatcgtctctttggcagcggctaAAAAGTCATTATAAcgtttctaaaattttactttacatgtagctattcagtcaacggactaagagaTTAACATACATTATAGTTTTGCTGATCACTAaccgatgaattgttcttataacggaggaaattttaattaacagcaAAATTCGCTACACTTTGagctaggcagatttcaacttcacttataaGACCTACAAtaactttaactgaaactttcaatgctcatttcaaatttttttcttcgtgtcaattattattcatttttgaaagaatgccacgggaatgttatattaattgcatattaaaagtaacaataaatattagctagaatgatcacatggataaaaggtaaaTGCCAATTCGATGAAATTTGGAATCTCTGTATGTCAAtacaatactccaattaaatttcaagtttaaatctaCAAAGTCAATTCTATAaacgcccagcggagcggacgggtaacagctagttaataataattaataactatttatagtaaaaattaacaaaattatattaattttgttatttgaaTCTTGAAATACTAAAATCACCAATTATTGACCGAAGAAACCCAATAAATGACCGACCGTTCTCCAATTAATTGACcgctgaaataattataagtaattttgtaaactacatgtatgtaattaaatttattcaatacttTTGAAGTATTAACGACATCTTTAACAAAACTAAActtacaatataattttaaatcgtacttttttataaaataatataaataatagcaataattaacataaagTCACATTTCTTTAGGTCACAAATAatcacaaatttattttgatgacGATAATTCTTCTGattcacttgaaatttttttattcttcttctttttttcaattaaagcttaagcttatttatttaaagcttatttatttaaaaatatattttttactagcttgtaactctttttttttttttaattgcttagcaattttttcttttaacccttcaggacatgggtgtttttaGTGTCTCACTTGCACTGCAGCGACATCCATTATGTTAAATGTTGTTGCGTGAGAAAAATCTCATAACCCATGTCCTGAAGGGTTAATAATTCGTTTTTTGATATAACcgttcactaaaaaaattagaacaaaataaaatttaataatcaaataagattttaagtattattttaattataaatatacattttataatcattatttttatatttacaaaacaTTGAATGACTAAAGTACTTTAAACACTTGACGGATTTAATTTTGAGGTTATGAAGtttgtattataaatatacgGTCATTAATTGGATTGTGATAAAATCAGAGGGTCTAATAAATGaccgaatgaattttttattgggtAATGGGCTTCTGACGGATCCAATAATTAACCggtcttaaaataatattaaaactgATAATTTTACTGTATTTTTCCATAAAAGTTGGAATCTGATCTTTAATTAacataataaaactaaaatattttatattatgtcAATTAATATcactaaattaataatgaaatgcACACTCACTCTTCAGTTGTATGCTAGTTATTTTTGACCGGTTTATGGCTGGTTGCGTTGTAaacaaacaaaatattttttttaaagttgtaaTCACTGCGTAATAAATtgcgtaattttttattatgatgattaaatgccatatttttttattttaatactttaagaaaaaaaaaaaccctgtaaaatattaattaattaactttttcatACGTCGGTCAACTAATTGGTGACCGGTCAACAACTGGTGCATTTACCCTACTggtgagaaaaataaaatcgataaaatttgtaaatcgTTTAATTATAACAGAAAcaacactgtaaaaaaaaaagagttttaaaaattttttcatttctttcttcgcaattttcaaaatcttttttttttttcaaatataacatttaaaatgattaaaaaattaccggTCTGTTAGTTTCATATTAACAAATTGTAGTGTGATTTAGTTTTAATGATCACGAAATCgtgaattgataattattatttattttaatacaatatttgtctaaaattttttcttggcatattttaataaatgtttctagttgaaaaattaaattttcgaaaattcgtaaaaataaatgatattttagttatgactagaatgaagaaaaaaatgaacaagtATTTAAAAcgtgacttttttttcataatagggtaagatttattaatatttgataggctaatttgaattgaatattttacaGATTCACGAATTCAATGATTTTTGCTGGGAAAAGTGTGTTGACAAGCCTGGAACAAAATTGGATGGCAAGACTGAAACctgtttaaataattgtgtCGACAGATTTATTGATGTATCTTTGTTAATCACCAATCGATTTGCACAGTTACTCCAGAAGTCTGCAGGTGGGATGTAAtcatgtaataaaaaaatataaacatttatttgtataaataaatcacgAAATTTTCccctaaataattaatgtttataattttaaataaatgttagtTTATAGAAAggttaaagaaaaatatgttattgaataaaatgatctaaaattaaatatttgtattataatttcttttttctgaaataattCTGCAAGTAGAATATTATAAGTAAGGTAACTAGTCCAATCCGTGACCGCCGACCATTGAATGACCGGtttgaagaaaaatgattacaataattttaaaatttaactgaCAGCCAATACTCACTCGTATTCTCAGTCTCACATAATTCTTGTAATATTCAATTGCCACGTAATAAGTTAATGCGAGAAAGTGTTgttaaaaactattaaaataatgCAGAGGATTGGAGAATTTtcagaaatatatcaaattcataaaaaagtttctaaaAACGACAATTCAGGAAACTATGGGTTTTTAttgtgataataatttttgaagtttaCTCTTTGAgaatcgattttcatataAGGCCCCcagtatgaaaaaaataagaggAGTAAAATCTACTGAACAAATGACCTCGTTACGTTTTTGTGAGCAACCTATTCTAGTTAACAAGTGCTGTTCAGTGAACAGGCCCAGCCGCGATGAAGTCGcccctgggggactcccaatttcacgagccgcacctgtcaaccgctagttcccgcttAAACTAACCGCCTGCGCAAAACTAAGCTTGACCGATCACGTCATGTCTCGAAGCTgtgattggctgatcgctctgcagacatgcgcaataagccttcttccccaagtcgacgaggaagaagacgcattattattattatctttcgcatccacgctttcgttgcaacaagtcgctattagtatttctttactttcgctttttgttaataaaccgcatttcgcttatttaataatttaatttgcttaaattaattgttattaattcgctttagtttgttacagataaattgtgttatttgtgcaatTAATTCTCCGCTTTTCCAGTGCCGGCATTGTTTCAACCACgtgtgtcaaccggcttcgctttatCATTCACGCAGTGCTTTATTTATCCGCTTTTATTTAAGCAATCCGCTAACttacatattaaatataacttgtatttagtgaaaaaaattttatagtgttcattttaataataattttcgcgttttaattgagatatcctgACAAAAACCTGATCCTCCGCTTTCCCGCATTTTACAAGTGCCTTTTTGGTCAACTTTTTTCAGCAGTCTCCGAAAGGGTGTAGTAAACTCATCCTACAAATCATAATTTTCCGGTCTTCTTTACAACTATCTGCATTTTATTCTCTTCATGACGAGTATAAGAAAACGATGTTAGAGACATAgtcgtttatttttaatatctgatTTAAGATCAGTTATATTCAACTCCTTCggttttatataattttaactaaatatcAATAACTGATGGATACAATACGGATAAATTACCAAACGATGTAAAGTAATACTAACTTTTAAACGATTGTATTTCTTGGTATTGCATACTATACATCTAGGTTGCAATAAGACCTTTTAAAAAATGCCTActgtctttttattttatcataataaatcaCAAACAGTATGTTGAGGCAAACATTGCATTccactgaatttttttgaatcattttCAAAGAATCAAGTTGATAtagttcattttaaaaatattagtaatcAGATTTTGTTTCCGCACTCTTAACGTGCATAGAAGTTTTATGATTATCATTCGGTATTATTGGCGGAATTGAAAACATAACAGTTGTAGACTACCAGAGCTTGTGACCGTCGTAACTAACAGCACCTCTACATCTAACCGAATGCACTTCGTATCCAAAGTGGACAGTGGTGCcaactttttttatcagatgaaaaccttaaaaaatattaattgtattatttatcaatatcatatatttaaacaataaaacacACAATTAAAACATGCAATAACAGTAATATGGTATAacagtaaaattataattgaggTGTCATTCGATTCGAAATGGGATctaaatgatttttgaaaaaaatgaagttccgCTTGCAAAAATTGCAAAGGTTATTAAGAACTAACTGAAAAAAGGGGgtttagttttttacaaatatcttaaaaactaataaagatttttaaaattaaaaaaaaaattcaaaaaaggAGGAAATTTCCTAGAAGAAAGTCTGGACTCCCGGAACTGTAAGaccaatattaataattttcccagaggGATGAAAATACGGCCGAAAATGGGTGCTCCGGCGTGTGTAAGCCATGTCTACTTTGAAcacttgattaataaaaattattttaacatattaaatataaaattcaagaaatgaaaaaaatcaggGGCTTACTGGATAGATAAATGAACAATAATCCGCctgaaaaactttttatcacaatttttcaattagttatgcaattgttaattaataattttttttctgcttaaACATGTACATTGCaagtttgataattattaaactataactatttgagatttttttgcTCTCTTGGAGCAATTCTTGGAAAGCTTcacaatatatatactatatagtATAATAGATCCccgttcaaaaaattaaaaaatttttatttttaaattttttattaataattttcgttgctgcaaaattaaaaacttaaattaatcatcaaaaaaatttattttttcaaaatattataaatgatcCGTTTTTATGTTGTCAGCAGCTGCAcggaaataacttttttaaatttttatcttttattgtttaaaaaattgttacccTGGCGGATTCGTGGTCACGGTAAAATGATCGTGAAACGACGGTGAATGTACCGTGAATTCACAGTGTCGACAAATGATTGTCGAATGACCGTCACTTGACTATCGAACGGCCGTCATttcccgggaaaaaataatcagacctgaccatgcctgttcacgtatgatcaggcctgaaattagacctgatcatgcctgttcatatataatcaggcctgaaattagacatgatcatgcctgctcatgtctgaagcgtcaaatacgctcaggcctgatcaggccGGTTTAGTAATGTAAGGTAATATTTGATGATTAAAACGTGCGTGTAATCCTTATAGGTTCAGCTAATAATTGGCTACGagtttttgcaataattttttaattttgtaagcATTCTACACATGTTTTTACAGATGAATCATTTTCTCAGTTTGTTTTTAgggtattttttataagcgTTAAAGAAACATTTTATAGACCAGGAGTATGTTTTTTCTAACATCAATCacagttattaatttaagctTACTAAATGCTTTGTTAATTTAGCCaatgattattatattatactcTCATCGACGCTATGATTTTCTGTATTAGTAAGGTTGCTGTCAGGTTATTCAATTTCATGATATTTACAAACTCTTTAATATAGTTCTTATCATTAGAATCATTTGTTATAGAGTATcaactaatttatttacaatggTATCTAGCACTGCAGTTAAATAGTAATTCTTCTTTATTGCAGATTGTATAGGtgattcatgaaattttttgctttgGTAGGGTATATTAGACTTTAAACAGACGGTCAACTGTACGTTTATGTACGATGTCTTAGTTTCCTTGTTCGAAATGTGAGGTATTCGTTACCTATTCATAGGTGTAGACATcgattaaaaataagttaattaataatagaaacTTGTTTTTAGAAccaaaatagaaaaaaatttttttacaaaatttagaaGTTGGAATTTATCACTGTAATGATTTCGCGCAATTGatgtttttcattttaatgtaCATTTCTAAATCTGCTACTTGAAGCTGTAGAGCATAGTATTCTGATGGAACTGTAGCAGTTACAGCTACTTGTAACAAACTTACGAATGTATGcctgattaaattttgaaataatgaacataataaaaaaattaatatatttagatTGGACGAAGATAATTGATGATTCCGTAACAATggaaaaaatcacaaaaaaaataaatgatctgGCCTATCATACCAGGAAAGCCGAGAATGAATCGGATTCTGATGAAGCCAAAACGATTGGTGGGTATTAATCAAatactttgaaaaataaaattttttcttgatgaactaaaaaaaatgtatattagggtggctcaaaaaaaccgactattttttttcgagtctcgagtgaaaaaatgttagtttttgatgttttaagagctcttaaaaaaaatttttttaagaggtcgctccaaatctttttaaatttcgaaaatcgtcaaaagtcgaatttttttttttaattttttttctcgttacgtcataattttatagaccaaaaaaaaataagttcctgaaagtttcagttcaaaatttaaattttaaaaggtcgctcataattttttttaaaatttattagtgcattacgttagatttttttaaacgaccttttaatattcaaattaaaattccatgcatttcttttttttttttttttatttagtacaataatcgataaaaatacaatacgTGATATACTAAAAATCAAGTACAATATagaaaacatatttttttttaatttaattattttacaaagaaaacgtatcattatatttaattgttttttctctgatttttaatacttagtAAATTTATCTGAACGTCTCGTTTCTTTGCCAAATTCCTACTATAGCCCCGAGAATTGATTTACAATTACTAAAAGACCTGGTTCAATTTAAAGAACAAAATCAAAAGTTAGGTTCAGCAGcactaaaaagttttttttgacatttataGTACATTTGTGACTATATAATTGAATTA
The sequence above is drawn from the Cotesia glomerata isolate CgM1 linkage group LG4, MPM_Cglom_v2.3, whole genome shotgun sequence genome and encodes:
- the LOC123262514 gene encoding mitochondrial import inner membrane translocase subunit Tim8; translated protein: MSDLFGNTNFDEPKTPKSGVDNELNEFIMMEKQKAQLTAQIHEFNDFCWEKCVDKPGTKLDGKTETCLNNCVDRFIDVSLLITNRFAQLLQKSAGGM